TAATACTATTcttggtcccaattttggtcATATTTGTCTGAAATGGTcctaacttttttaaaatgttcaatgtaatcctaaaaattgtaatttgtgttcaatttagttctttttgcaaacattgtttaaattgttaacagTTAAATGTCCAGCTGTGCAATATATGCCATTTAACTGTTGACTGGTCTTGACTGAAACACGATGCAACCAATGAGGGACTGCACGTGATAACCCCTTccccacccaaaattagggttttagatTTGGGGAAAGGGGAAAACATGGTGCCTTCTTGTTCCTGCGCCTCTAACTTGTGTTCTTCTTTGTCTAGGGAATTGATGCGCTGCTCTTCTTCCATGCGATGCGCGAAGGTGATGGAGGCTTTGATGATTCATGATGGCACGAAGCGTCAATGGAAGATGGCCATGGTTGCACGTGAATGAAGAAGCGGCGCTGCTCAAGGGTTGATGGTAATGGCACATTTGATTCATGAAACacaatgaagatgatgatgggCCTGTTTCATGGTTTAGACGAGTTAGGGTTCTGTTGATTTTAGAATTTGCAGGTGAAAGATGTTGGCATCATGGTGGTTTTTGCGATTACGGAGGCTTTCCCGGCTAGGCGTTGAAGAAGACGAAGATAGTCTTCTACATGGTGGTTGAAGCTTCGTGTATCAATGGAGTTTGCAATTTCTGGGTTCTTCTGCATGTTTTTAATGCAGCTAATGATGGTGATGTGTTGAGGATTGCATGTGACGCTCGTGAGGTTGAACAATGACTCGATTTAATGTTCCATGGCAATTCGAATTTTCTGATTGTTGGGTTTGCAGGTGATGAAGATGGAGTTGATTTCACAGTGGTCGTGGAGGTTGGTGACGACGACCGTTGTTGATGGCATGACGACATGGTGTTGGCGACGACGCTGTAGTGGCGGCTTAGGAAAAAAATGGCGGTCTGGGTTTCTCTACAGATGGGTTCTCGCAAGCTGTTGGGCCGTCATGGTGATGGTTTGAGAAGGAGAGGTAGTGGCGTTGATGGAGATCCACGGTGGAGGAAGGGGAAGATGGTCCTAGTGGTGTTTCTGGGTGGTTGCTGGACGGAGAAGATGAACAGTTGGTGTCCATGTCATTCACTGATTGCACCGTTAGACATTTGGTcattaacgatttaaacgacatttgcaaaaaggactaaattaaaaacaaattacaatctttaggattacattgaacattttaaaaaaattaggaccatTTCGAACAAAGATgaccaaaattgggaccaatAATGGTATTAAGCCTGAATATAATTACCAAGAATCCAAAGCCATGACCAAAAGTCATTTCAACCACTCACATAGAAGGTGTAGACGACAAGACTAAGGTTGGGAATATTGGCAAAAAGGAAAACATCAAAATAGTTAATATTGTAATATGGAAAGTCTATGTCTcctaatttattattgaaataaccCCCTGCCAAGGACAAATGAAATCATTTATTAGAATCACGACATTTTAATCTATGTTTCATGTTAGAGACTGTATAAAATACAAAGAATCATCCCCAACACCATCCACCTGCACAAACCATCACAGATACATCGTCTCAACCAAAAATCAAAGATTCAATCATCTCCATTTATCGATTTtcactattataaaaaaaaaactaataattgtCGTAGATATAATTACCAAGAACTCAAAGCCATGATCAAAAGTCATTCCAACCACTCACATGGAAGGTGTAGACGACAAAACTAAGGTTGGGAATATTACCACAAAggaaaacatcaaaataattaatattggaATGCAAAAGTCTCTGTCTcctaatttattattgaaataaccCCTGCCAAGAACAAATGAAATCATTCATTAGAATCACAACATTTTAATCTATGTTTCATGTTAGAgacaatataaaaaatgcaaaacacAATTATTCCACACTATGCGGCACAAATGGTGGAGTTCAACTATTtcattatcaaaatcaaaactttaCAAGGGAATAAAAATCCTCAAATAACAgtgagtgagagaaaaaaagaacaaactTTGTTCATGCAATAGGGTCCAATCCAGACGAAAGCAACAATATCCAAAATCCCTAAGCTTAAAATCAACAACACAAATTTCATCTAATACAACATGTTGGCTCTTATCGTCGACACGGAAGCCTTCACCACTCCACCCAGCAAGAAACATCATCAAGACCGATCCTCAATTTCACATAATCCTCATTACCATCATCGGGTTAGATTGTGTAGGTAACATCTGGCACCACCTCCTCTCTCTAACCAccatcattattataatttgtcgtcgcaaaatgaaaaagaaaaactaatttattagaCACACAAAGAAGGATTTCTTGTTTTTGGTTATGAATGATTAATCACAACCAATGACAGTATTTcatgttggctgcaaaaccaacaaCAAGTGCACCGATTGTAACGTAACAAGTGATAAATGTCATTCTCTCCTAAGAGACTTGTAGAACACTTAATAACTCTTGCATTCTAACTCAATTAGACCACAAAGTTCttaaaaagataagaaactctttttggcattttcatcaaatagttgGTGTGCAAGAAAATGTAACatagattatttataaattgttaagactagagttcatccacttcactctcatgcatttagaaaaatattaattccatAATCAAGTCAAAATCAACTCATAAACATACTCAAATTCTATTCCTAGTGACTTTAATCCTATGATAACTTATCAAGTTCCAATTCCTTGAGTATTGAACAAGCAATCATGCATTAAGTTCAAGAGTCTTAAGATTACTAATGAATAATGTTATATTCCTTACTGCAAGCATCCATTAGGCATTCAATTCCAGTTCTAGGTTGAAGTCATATTTCCCAATATATAAAGAACCACAAATCAAGAATGGGAATAATCCACACCTAGCATTAAGCatgaaaattgaatattaacatgaattgaaaaagcatatatcattaatagCACAAAACTACAAAAGagttccatgttttacaaccaatctcaacaaatagggtTGGtcttccatggtggagaacataaagttttacatattaaaaaggTAGGGAAGAAATGGAAACCAATTGTGTCTTCCCTTCGCATAAACTCCTCCATTTCGTAGCTCCTTTCTTTCATAACCCTAAGAAGCAAAAACACCATGGATGAAGATTGAAGACTCAAGGAGGAGTGGAAGAGCTTCCTAGCATCTCAAATAACCTTAAATGGTCTCTCTTAGTCACTCTAGGTCGAGAGTAAAATGTGGAAAGAAGAGGATCTCCAAAAACTCAcaagaaacatatttaaatatctcATTTTGACATTAGAAACACCTAATTTTGactagataaataaaatttattttttatataaaatatttttttttaaaaaaatataataatattattcgTTTTACTATTTGCAGTCCCTTAACTGTTTCAAAACCTTATCCTTTGGTTTTCCATCTTTATCTCGCACTCCAATATGTTAACTAACCAATACATTTTTACTTCCTCACCACTTTTTTTTATTCCCGCACCTCACCCTCCACATCACCCTCCCTACCACCCTTTACATCACATTCCAtcacctattttttttaatttattctttccACCTcccttttatataaatttttccaTACTAACTTTTCTAATTAATCcatttactttttcaaattatattttatttatctattttctctaCCAATCTCTTTCTTCATTAGTCCCTTCATCCACTTTCTTCATCTAATTTCTCtacttactttttatattaattatgtcaCTTATTTTTCACACTAactttttctattcattttttaaaattatattttatttcacttaatttttccactcatattatatattagttctttcacttattttctacattaactttttctttttgcttctttaatatatattttattttatctaatttcttcacttactttttatattaattctttcaCTTATTGTTACACTAACTTTTTCTATTCacttttttaattgtattttatttcacCTAATTTCTTTGTTTAGTGAGTGGCTGAGAGGGTTGACACACTATTTGAGGTTTTGTTTAGCGAGCTGGGTCACTTACTGAGTGGTTTAGAGTCTTGGGGTGCTGTTAGTGGATTTACACAATGAGTTCTCGTTGTGCAAGAGAACTTTATGGTTGTTCAACGAGTGTGTGCGTTGAGCGACTGGTCTCGATTATGATGTACTTTTTTCTCCTTTGTTCTTGATGGATTAAAATATGTATGGATTCAATTGTGGATGAAGTATGATTATATATGACTATCAAAATAAGGTATGTGGTTTCAAAGTGGTGAAAGTAAGTTTCAAAGTGAGATATCTTGGTGAGACTCAAGTATGTTTAGAACGATTGtagagctcagtcttgggggttatcccgaactctaatggtctttcattctcacataGAGAGGATTGACACATATGGTgaagagtagtaggaggtcttaatCTTGGGGGCTTCTAGTATCCTCAAGGCCTgaaacagactaaccttgtaagtgtggtagggtgaaacccgttgacaatgactttgcaaagtagtagaggccatcacaagtgcatgacccgccgtagctcgactatcattctaagtCTGGACAGTCAAGTCTAAGTCATAACATGCTTAGGATGTTTGAAGTTAGTTAttttatatgcataaaattgagTATGGTTGTATGTTATACTAATGTGTAAATCTTTTATATCTAGCCTACCCTTCTATttgtatttgtgtttgtatgtgattattttctttgattgacTATGATCATCCTGTAGTTGTGAGCATAGGGAGACGAACTTTCAGTGGAGCAGGCGTGTGATGGGGAAGATCATGCTATTTAGTTAGTTTTAGATTAGCTTTGTACATAGTTTTGTTTTATCCAGtttgtatatataaagttttaaagttaTAGTTAGTTTTAATTAAGTGTAAGTTAGACTTTATATTTTGGTGTATGACCGTTCTATTATATCATGTAtgtgacatttttttatatatttttatgctaTACTTTTGGATGTTAcagtattaatatatataatggtaaaaaaagttatatagtataaaaaaattatgataaatattattctataattaaaatttctttgaataaaatttaaatgaatgaatgaattaattagcagaagaattaaaaaaataattatttttgtgaaataatctgatactataaaaataaaatttgaaataaatgttttcgtatgattacaattattttttgtcaataaataaaaataatgaattaattaattagtaaaaaattaaaagagtaatagatatcaataattaatgttgAGAAATTATTATACCACGGAAAAAGAAATctgaaataaatgtttttctataattaaaattatttttatcaataaaatttaaataaattacttaattaatttatctcttATACATAACACTAAAGGTGGTATTATTATCTGTTTTTTCCAATAAATCTCCGtaataaaaaattccaaaaattctaattaaacCTCACTTTCTACATTAGTAGaaactttgttttaatttatgaaaataagtaAGTAATGATAAAGCGTTTACTAACAGACTTTTCCGGGTTGAAGTCAAAGTATTGGCATGTCCAACTATTCGTGATATCTTCTGTTTGGAACAAGTATGTTAAGTGAAGCTAAAAGAATTAAGATTTAAggcagaagaaaagaaagaattgaacAAGAGTTTCAAGAACCATGTCAGAATCAAACGCAATTGCAAATGGATTGGCTGGTGCAGGTGGTGGAATCATTGCTCAAATCATCACTTATCCTCTTCAAACGgtactctctctttctctatatGCTTCTCTCTTTCGCCTTGCCACCAATTCCCTTCCAATTTTTCAGGTAAACACGCGTCAGCAAACTGAGAGAACACTCAAGAGGAACAAGCAAACTTTGCCTTCTAACACAACCACTGCTCCTGGCACTCTTCTTCAGATCTTtcaggttcaaatttttctcctttttgtcATTTGATTGGTTTATTTTATGATGGTATATTCATTATCTTTGTGACCCTTTTTCAGGTCATTAGAACTGAGGGTTGGGGTGGACTCTACAGTGGCCTCAAGCCTTCTCTTCTTGGAACTGCTGCTTCTCAGGTTCTCAGTTTTCGACCATACCCCACATGGCAAATCCTAGCAATACACCCTTGTGAAATCTCTTGTTATTATTGATTCAACATTTTAGGAAATTACATAAGTGTGCTGGTTTCACTTCTTATGTAATGAACTTCACTCATGAATTtgatgttttcaataaaatttgacCAGTAAAGACTATTGTCTTAGAAACAACTTCGAGTATGTTGCTAGCTAGCACTCTTCTACACTATAATAGCTTTTGTTGATTATTCATTATTCACCTGTTTTAAGATGAGGTATAATTTTGTTGGTTTCACTTATTTAATGCATTTCACACATGGGGTACATTGTTAACACCTCTCTACAGATAATAGCTTATGCTTATTATTTAGTATTCGCCTGTTATAAGACGCAAAATTCAAGCCTCAAGACACGGTGTTTTGTAAATGAGATTGTGTCTAGCGAAAGGGGCTAGTCTCCAATAACCTGATGAATTAAGACGCAAATACTTAATGTTTGACTGTGTCTTGGACAATATTAGATCTGAAGGAGCATACATGTGGTGTGGGAAAccattaaaccaaaaataaagtAACATGACTACTCAGTGGGTTGTGGGGTAGTTATCTAATgcttatttttctgttttcagGGCATCTACTACTATTTCTATCAAGTTTTCAAGAACAAGGCAGTGGCGATTGCAGCTGCACGGAAAGTGAAAGGGCGTGGAGATGGTACTGTTGGGATGTTTGGTTGGCTTGTTGTGGCTGCAATTGCTGGGTGACTATTCcatcatacaaattttatttgaatgttgcatttcaGGATAgacatgtttgtgttgtgttggtGATACTGAACTCAACTTCTCTctctttgcttgatattcttgttGGAATTGTCTTATTTTTCAGGTCCTTGAATGTCTTGCTGACAAATCCAATATGGGTTTTAGTGACTCGGATGCAGGTGCTTTCAgatgcttttattttcttcctggACTGTTTTATATGATCATAGGTTGTCAAACAAAATTCTGATTGCTTTTCATTAGATCTTTTTCTTATCTATTTTATGAATACGGTCACTTACAGTGAGACATTATGTATgttaagttaattttagtttatagatttgttaatttcatttttccttcttatttttctcttctaaaacaAGTTTCTCTGAACATACCCTTAACCTTTAACTGAGTCAAATGGTGTGGTGTAATCTATGTATCTTGTGTCTAAAAGTTGTGTGGACTACTTACGTCTAACAAAAGTTCAATAATTTTCGCATGAAAGTGCCGGGATGTGGCTTAAAGCCAAATAGAGTTAGAATCCATAGACTTTGAATGCTTAAAGCAGGATACTATTTGATTGCCCTGTTGCTACACCAAACCATGCATCCATGATTTTGGTCTAGTGTCAATGATGTGtgacattttatattttgattctagACTCATACTCAAGCAGAAAGGAAAATTatggaggaaaagaaagaagcttTAAGGAAGGCTGCTTCTGAGAGCGCCATAGCAGATTCCACATTGCAAGATAAATTGGATGAACTGAATTCTATAAAACCTCGACCATTTGGAACTATACATGCAGTAGGTCtcttatttcattttccttctCTGACTACTGTTTATTCTTTACATTGGTCAGGGATTGAGTgtgatttttcttcttgttcttgttaTTTTTACTGCTCTTAATGACTGGATAACTGTTCAAAccataaatttgaattataacaACACCAATCgagttttatttttccaaatctttaaaaatttgtttttttatatcagGAAAAATGATCTGTCGTTTGACATTCTGCATGCTCCATTTTGTCAGAAACAAAAAGTGGTTGGGTCTTCCTGCAATTACTATCACGATCTTCCTTGTTGAATTGTTTATATGTTATATTGTTAAAAACAAAAGGCATGGATTATTCAAAGGGTTGTCCTGGTTGGCAATATAAAGAATACTACTCTACCTAAGATTTGCATATTCCCAGCTAAATTATCACTTTCACTTATGTTCATTCTGATATGAATCGTTGTTTTGGTTAAAAGGCTAAAGAAGTCTACAATGAAGCGGGTACAGTAGGATTTTGGAAGGGTGTCTTCCCTGCCCTTATTATGGTCAGCCTCATCACTTTTTTTCTCTATGTACCAAGTTTATGTGTAATATTCGTATAATCTCCGTATCTTTGAGAATTTTCATTTCAGGTATGTAATCCATCAATTCAGTTTATGATTTATGAAAGCTCATTAAAGCATCTAAGGGAAAAACGTGCCGCTAAGAAGCAAGGGAATACAAGTATATCCGCTTTGGAGGTAATGAAATAAGTGGAAAACATGTAGAGGAACATTTTAAGTTGTTTTAcgtgtgtttatatatatatatatatatatatatatatatatatatattcccaTGCTTTGAATATTAGTAAATATGCATCGTCCTATCCTTCAAAAAGGTCTTTTTGGTGGGAGCAATAGCTAAGCTTGGAGCCACTGTGACAACATATCCATTACTAGTTGTGAAGGTAAATCAACCAATAGTTCCTTCATTTTTCTCCtcacttatttattattaagataaaacTTCATGAAGTGATCATTAGTATAGGGCGTGCTTATCATCCACTTCAAAGTATATATCCTACAAATCATCAATCATTGGTCCACTATTGTATTAAATAACATTCCAGGAAATGAAAccatatttttctctcttcaagtCTTGATAGAGAAAAGAGTTTGATCTTTTGCAGTTTTCCGCAGAGTCTCATCATGTCTTAAACACACTTGCATCATAACACTCTTGTATGTGCGTGATGATTTATACCACTACATGTTTCTTTGTACACAGTCAAGGCTTCAAGCAAAACAGGAGATTGGTGGAAATAACTCCTTAAGATACTCAGGTTTGCTTTTAGATAGATGAGCTATAACTTAATTTGCATTTTGATATcgtgaatatatttttcttttgttttaaccTCATTCTTACCAATATCTGGTTGAAGCGATCAACGATCATTGATTTTCTgctatttgttaaatattaaagCTATGAAATCATTAACATTTTGACTGAGACTTCATTAGCTGCTGTTTAAAGTGGTTTATATTCCTAGTACACAAAGAGAGGaacaaaagggaagaaaaagtGTGCTATTTGTTATTTTACTTAAGAGGAGTGCTTGCAACACTTGAGATCAACCAAATTAGTGATCTTTGATCAATTTTAAGTTGTAGTCAAGAGTCATAGAGAGTATACAGATTCTTggaaaattcttatattttgagTCTGACTTTAACTTAATCCTTCAAAAATCAACTCATGAAATACGGATTAACTGTTATAGACTTTGTTATGTTGTTACTTATAGTCTTAGGACTTTGATTTCTTTGGATACATGCCTCTGATATAATCcgctttttcttcattttaatgtAGAACTTCTTTATCTTTAAGCCTTTCACTTACTATCATCAACAATCAtaacaagaaagaaaacaaaactattCCACTTTGTCAAAGTACGTCGTCCTATTTCTAAAGCTATAAATGCAGGTACTTTTGATGCTGTACTTAAAATGATCCGTTATGAAGGAATAACTGGCTTCTATAAGGGGATGAGCACAAAGATAGTGCAGAGTGTTTTTGCAGCCTCTGTTCTGTTTATGATCAAAGAGGAGCTTGTTAAGGCTTTTATAGTGCTAACTAATAAGAGCAAAAAAGTTGCATCAAATTTGAGTAGTTGACATTTTTACCATATGAAAGGGATAATAAGTATATCACTTGGTTTACCTCTCCCTATTGTTTATTCACTGATTGTGGGGAGAGAGAGGTGAAGTCCTCACCAAAATAATGCATGAAGTCCTTTAGCATGAAGTGCTGCAGAACTCCTTGGAATTTCTCAGTTCATTTCAAGAACCAAGGAACTGACAAAATTCAACAAACATGAGAGTGACTTCTTCCAACAGCAGTGTTATGCAAGCATTCTTTTCCAAAGAATTAAAAACCAAAGTGCTTTGTGTAtaattcttgaaaaaattaaCAGACAATCATTATGCTGAGCCATTGAATTGCGTGTATGTTGGTATGGTAAGAAAAGTTCATATGTCACGATGGATAAATACACTACAGTGAtagataaattttctttttcatctgcAATGAGTTGTTTATGTACCTTATGTTTGGTTGATTTCATTGTGCTTGATTGAGAAGTGGAAAGAGGGTATCGATATATAactcaaagaaattaaaatgccAAAGATTTTGAATACACAACATGATCAGTAAGTGATTGAAAAGCTTTGTTTGTATGTGTAGAGAGTAATTAACAAAACTGTTTGATTTGAATAGAAGATTTGGTTTCAAACATAAGagaattttattattgacaTTTTGGATTTAGCTAATAGCACTCTTACCTTGTAACCACTCGTAAATTAATCCAAGAGTTATATAATCATTTAGAGTAATTAGTTTCATAgttatataatcaaatatattatttagtaaaatatttagttatatcTATACATACAAATTTAAGATCTAttgtaaaaatttcaaattttaacctTGGTTGAATAAAATATGTGGTTTAAGGATTAATTGCATAAACTTAAAGATCTTGTCATGACactttatgaaagaaaaatatacaattgaaGATATTTGTTAactgaataaatattttaaggcGGATGAGATACTATGTAGGCACGTTAATTTTAAcatgttaaatttaatgataAGGCCAAGTTCTAAcacatttattttcaattttgaggatattttaaaacatatacttttagaaaataaatggCGATAGCTTCTAGCAATGTTGGGCTCAAGTTAAATAGACCAACTATTCTAGACTTTTACTTCTTGAATCCCCACAATTTCTTTCCGTAACCCCTCAAACTTTCATAATTACTTGTAAA
The sequence above is drawn from the Vigna radiata var. radiata cultivar VC1973A unplaced genomic scaffold, Vradiata_ver6 scaffold_154, whole genome shotgun sequence genome and encodes:
- the LOC106752517 gene encoding peroxisomal nicotinamide adenine dinucleotide carrier isoform X1, encoding MSESNAIANGLAGAGGGIIAQIITYPLQTVNTRQQTERTLKRNKQTLPSNTTTAPGTLLQIFQVIRTEGWGGLYSGLKPSLLGTAASQGIYYYFYQVFKNKAVAIAAARKVKGRGDGTVGMFGWLVVAAIAGSLNVLLTNPIWVLVTRMQTHTQAERKIMEEKKEALRKAASESAIADSTLQDKLDELNSIKPRPFGTIHAAKEVYNEAGTVGFWKGVFPALIMVCNPSIQFMIYESSLKHLREKRAAKKQGNTSISALEVFLVGAIAKLGATVTTYPLLVVKSRLQAKQEIGGNNSLRYSGTFDAVLKMIRYEGITGFYKGMSTKIVQSVFAASVLFMIKEELVKAFIVLTNKSKKVASNLSS
- the LOC106752517 gene encoding peroxisomal nicotinamide adenine dinucleotide carrier isoform X2, coding for MSESNAIANGLAGAGGGIIAQIITYPLQTVNTRQQTERTLKRNKQTLPSNTTTAPGTLLQIFQVIRTEGWGGLYSGLKPSLLGTAASQGIYYYFYQVFKNKAVAIAAARKVKGRGDGTVGMFGWLVVAAIAGSLNVLLTNPIWVLVTRMQTHTQAERKIMEEKKEALRKAASESAIADSTLQDKLDELNSIKPRPFGTIHAAKEVYNEAGTVGFWKGVFPALIMVCNPSIQFMIYESSLKHLREKRAAKKQGNTSISALESRLQAKQEIGGNNSLRYSGTFDAVLKMIRYEGITGFYKGMSTKIVQSVFAASVLFMIKEELVKAFIVLTNKSKKVASNLSS